Proteins encoded within one genomic window of Lysinibacillus sphaericus:
- the qoxD gene encoding cytochrome aa3 quinol oxidase subunit IV, with protein sequence MKELFPKQHVMGFGFSLLLTIIALAVVKFDMSYNMAFAILVVTALAQATVQLVLFMHIGESEDKKTLYTTILYSVFVAVVTILGTLFAMIWGY encoded by the coding sequence ATGAAGGAACTATTCCCAAAACAACATGTGATGGGCTTCGGCTTCTCACTATTATTAACAATTATCGCTTTAGCAGTTGTGAAATTTGATATGTCTTACAATATGGCATTTGCAATCCTAGTAGTGACTGCACTTGCGCAAGCAACTGTTCAATTAGTATTATTCATGCACATCGGTGAATCTGAAGATAAGAAAACGTTATATACAACAATTCTATATTCAGTATTCGTAGCTGTTGTGACAATCCTTGGTACATTATTTGCAATGATCTGGGGTTACTAA